TTGATGACACAGCTCGTACGCATCGATTTAGGCAAAGATGTGGAAGAAGCCCACATGCGCAATCGCCAGCTTATTGCTAAATGGGTGTTTGAAAAAGGGATGCCCGACAAGGTGATTGAGTTCCGGCAGAAAGAAGGCAAAACTTACGTTGTCATCAATGACTATGCCAAGCTGCGTAATCTCTTCGGCCAACTCTTGGCGGAAATACAACGCATCAAATCGGAAGGCGATTACGAATCAGGCAAGAAGCTGGTGGAAAACTATGCTGTAAAGATAGACCCGAAGTTACATGCCGAAGTACTGAAACGCTATTCCAAACTCAACCTAGCTCCTTACAAGGGTTTTGTCAACCCCGTAATGAAACAGGTTACCAACGAAGCAGGCGAAGTAACCGACGTTGTCCTCGATTATACCGAAGGCTATGCCGAACAAATGCTACGTTACAGCAAAGAGTATTCTTATTTGCCTACCTATAATAATTAACAAAAAGAGAATAAACACAGGGACACGGAAACACGGAGAAAAAAAAGAGACAATAAAAAGAAACTTTTAAAATTCTCTCTGTGTCTCCGTGTTTCTGTGTTTGTTCAATATACTTACAATGAATCCTATTATCCAACAAATCCGTCAACGCCTCCGCCTCGCCATGGATGGAGCCGTATCCGCCAGCATGCGAGCCAAAGGCGTGAATTATAAACTCAATTTCGGTGTTACTCTTCCCCGTCTAAAAGAGATTGCTGCCGACTTTACCCCCGATGCCGCGTTAGCTCAAGAACTTTGGCAGCAAGACGTGCGCGAACTGAAAATCCTCGCCACCATGCTTTACCCTAAAGACCTTTTCACCTCGCAACAAGCCGGCGAATGGGTCAGCACGATACGTCACATTGAAATTGCGGAACAGTTCTGCGCCAACCTGATGCAAGACCTCCCCTTCGCCTCCACCTGTGCAGCCACCTGGATACAAGATTCCACCGATTACATTTCCATCACCGGTTACATTCTTTATACGCGTCTCTTTATAAAAGGAATAAACCTCACCCCCACAGAAAAAGCCTCTTTCCTCCAAACAACTCTTGCCCTGCTCCGTCAACCCTACAGCTATTCCCAACAAGTAGCTCTTACTGCCCTGAAACGCTACGGACGGCAAAGCAGGGAACATGCCAGGGAAGTGTTGGATACCTTTGCTGAATTCCGACACACTCTCCCACTAGAAAAGCAGGAAATCTATAATGATTTAAAATTTGAATTTGAATATTCCTTGTAACTCTTTCCTGTTTAGAATAAAACAACTAACTTTGCTCGCGTTCGCGAAATTTTCGATATGGAAACGACATTAAGTGCAGAAATACGTAACCAGTTCGCTGATTATCTCCTTCGAAACGGCTTCCGGCAAACACAAGAAAGATTTGCCATCTTGGAACAAGCTTATAACATGGAAGAACACTTCGATGTAGAAACCCTGTACAAAAAAATGCTTGACGAAAAAGGATTCCACATTAGCCGGGCAACCCTCTATAATACCATCGAACTATTAGTTGCCTGCCGCCTGTTGGTACGCCATCAATTCGGAACTCTTGCCGCTCAATACGAAGCCCGTACGAAAGCAGATAAACACTTCCATGTGATTTGTACCCATTGTGGTGCTATTCGCGAAATAAAAGACGATAATGTAAGAAATGCTGTACTGAACAAACGGATCACCAAATTTACTGCAGAGTACTATTCCCTCTATATCTTCGGTTTATGTAGCAAATGTAAATACGCGCTTAAGCGTAAAAACCAATTATAAAAATATTAACAGCCTATTATAAATAGTAGAAAATGAAAGTAGATGTTTTGTTAGGATTGCAATGGGGCGACGAAGGCAAAGGCAAAGTTGTCGACGTACTGACTCCCGATTATGACGTGGTAACGCGTTTTCAAGGAGGTCCCAATGCAGGACATACCCTGGAGTTTAACGGCGAAAAATATATCCTTCGCTCTATCCCCTCTGGAATATTCCAGGGAGGAAAAGTAAATATTATCGGTAATGGCGTAGTGCTCGACCCGGCATTGTTTAAACAGGAAGCCGAAGCATTGGCTGCCAGCGGCCATGACCTTACCAAAACGTTGCGCATCTCCAAGAAAGCGCACCTCATTTTGCCAACTCACCGGATATTAGATGCCGCTTACGAAGCCTCTAAAGGAGCCGGCAAAATCGGAACTACCGGTAAAGGCATCGGTCCTACTTATACCGACAAAGTAAGCCGTAACGGAGTACGTGTAGGCGACATTCTTCATAATTTTGATGAAAAATATGCGGCAGCCAAAGCAAAACACGAACAAATACTCCGTTCGCTCAACTACGAATATGACCTCACTGAGCTGGAAAAAGCCTGGCTCGAAGGTATCGAATATCTGAAACAATTCGAATTGATAGATAGTGAGCATGTAATAAATAATTATTTGAAAGAAGGAAAAACCATTCTTGCAGAAGGTGCACAAGGTACTATGCTCGATATTGATTTCGGTTCCTATCCCTTCGTAACTTCCTCCAATACAATCTGTGCGGGAGCTTGTACCGGCCTAGGAGTAGCACCTAATCGCATAGGGGAAGTATATGGTATTTTCAAAGCCTACTGTACCCGCGTAGGGAGCGGTCCTTTCCCTACGGAACTAAAGGATGAAACAGGCGATAAAATCTGCGAACTGGGTCATGAATTCGGATCTGTTACCGGACGCCGACGCCGTTGCGGTTGGGTAGACCTCGTTGCTCTGAAATATGCCATTATGATCGACGGGGTAACCAAGCTTATTATGATGAAAAGTGATGTATTAGATACATTCGACACCATCAAAGCATGCGTCGCCTATAAAATCGGCGGTGAAGAAGTAACCGAATTCCCTTACGAAATAGATGATAACATTGAACCTATCTATGCTGAACTTCCCGGCTGGAAAACCGACATGACAAAGATGCAGAGTGAAGACGAATTCCCTGAAGAATTTAATGCATACCTTACTTTCTTAGAAGAAGAATTAGGCGTACCCATTAAAATCGTGTCCGTTGGTCCCGACCGTGAACAGACCATTATCCGGTATACAGAAGAATAATTTCCATACAAAATGGCAGAAGTTTGTCCGAAAGCGATATTCTTCTGCCATTTTTCCTTTTTGGCAAATTATTTGTTATATAGATATATAGAGAACTAAAACAATTTGGAATATGTCACTTTATTGGATTATATTTATTGGTGTTGCTTTGTTAAGCTGGCTGGTATCAAGCAGTTTACAACGCAAGTTTGAAAAATACTCGAAAGTTCCGTTACCCAATGGAATGACCGGAAAAGATGTAGCTGAAAAAATGTTGCATGATAATGGTATTTATGATGTAAAAGTAGTTCCCACGTCAGGAACCCTGACCGACCATTACAATCCGGCTAACCATACAGTAAACTTGAGTGAACCGGTATACTATAGCAACAGTGTTGCTGCTGCTGCCGTGGCAGCCCATGAATGCGGGCATGCTGTACAACATGCGCGAGGATATGCTCCGCTGAAAATGCGTTCGGCACTGGTACCGGTGGTAAGTTTCGCTTCACAATGGGTTACCTGGGTTATATTAGGAGGACTTATTTTTTTCCGTACCTTCCCGCAATTATTGCTATTCGGCATTATTTTATTTGCTCTTACCACTTTATTCAGCTTCATTACGCTGCCGGTAGAAATTAATGCCAGCCAACGTGCATTAGCTTGGTTAAGCAACGCAGGAATTACCAACTCTGCTACACGTCCGCAAGCGGAAGATGCTCTCCGCTCAGCTGCTTATACTTATGTAGTAGCCGCATTAGGCTCGTTAGCTACACTATTATATTATATAATGATATTTATGGGAGGAAGAAATAGGAACTAAACTATTTTTTATTCGCTTATAAAAAAGAGGATGTGTCAAAAGTCGCTTATTCTGTCATGACGGCCTTGTTCCGCCATCTCCCATAGACATCAGGCAGCACTATGGAAGGGAGATCCCGGGGCAAGCCCGGGATGACAGGAGTGTGCAAGTTGGGCTTAAATAATGGTTTTGACACATCCTCTTTTCTATTTATGTCCCATACATACTTCTTTAAATAAGAAATTTAACTTGTAAGCCTGACTTTATAGTAAAAACTCCCTGTAAAAATTTCCCCACTCCTTTTCCCTTCCTAGGTTTATATCCTTTCTTCTTGCATATAAATACTATTATAAGTAAGTTTGCACTCCAAAAACATAAAATAACAAATTCATGCAAAAGCCATCCATACCCAAAGGAACCAGAGACTTTTCGCCCGAAGAAATGGCGAAACGTAATTATATATTCAACACGATCCGTGAAGTTTATCATTTGTACGGGTTTCAGCAAATCGAAACACCCGCTATGGAAAATCTTTCCACACTCATGGGTAAATATGGTGAAGAGGGAGATAAATTATTATTCAAAATATTAAACTC
The genomic region above belongs to Parabacteroides pacaensis and contains:
- a CDS encoding zinc metallopeptidase is translated as MSLYWIIFIGVALLSWLVSSSLQRKFEKYSKVPLPNGMTGKDVAEKMLHDNGIYDVKVVPTSGTLTDHYNPANHTVNLSEPVYYSNSVAAAAVAAHECGHAVQHARGYAPLKMRSALVPVVSFASQWVTWVILGGLIFFRTFPQLLLFGIILFALTTLFSFITLPVEINASQRALAWLSNAGITNSATRPQAEDALRSAAYTYVVAALGSLATLLYYIMIFMGGRNRN
- a CDS encoding adenylosuccinate synthase produces the protein MKVDVLLGLQWGDEGKGKVVDVLTPDYDVVTRFQGGPNAGHTLEFNGEKYILRSIPSGIFQGGKVNIIGNGVVLDPALFKQEAEALAASGHDLTKTLRISKKAHLILPTHRILDAAYEASKGAGKIGTTGKGIGPTYTDKVSRNGVRVGDILHNFDEKYAAAKAKHEQILRSLNYEYDLTELEKAWLEGIEYLKQFELIDSEHVINNYLKEGKTILAEGAQGTMLDIDFGSYPFVTSSNTICAGACTGLGVAPNRIGEVYGIFKAYCTRVGSGPFPTELKDETGDKICELGHEFGSVTGRRRRCGWVDLVALKYAIMIDGVTKLIMMKSDVLDTFDTIKACVAYKIGGEEVTEFPYEIDDNIEPIYAELPGWKTDMTKMQSEDEFPEEFNAYLTFLEEELGVPIKIVSVGPDREQTIIRYTEE
- a CDS encoding Fur family transcriptional regulator, which produces METTLSAEIRNQFADYLLRNGFRQTQERFAILEQAYNMEEHFDVETLYKKMLDEKGFHISRATLYNTIELLVACRLLVRHQFGTLAAQYEARTKADKHFHVICTHCGAIREIKDDNVRNAVLNKRITKFTAEYYSLYIFGLCSKCKYALKRKNQL
- a CDS encoding DNA alkylation repair protein, producing the protein MNPIIQQIRQRLRLAMDGAVSASMRAKGVNYKLNFGVTLPRLKEIAADFTPDAALAQELWQQDVRELKILATMLYPKDLFTSQQAGEWVSTIRHIEIAEQFCANLMQDLPFASTCAATWIQDSTDYISITGYILYTRLFIKGINLTPTEKASFLQTTLALLRQPYSYSQQVALTALKRYGRQSREHAREVLDTFAEFRHTLPLEKQEIYNDLKFEFEYSL